From Aerosticca soli, a single genomic window includes:
- a CDS encoding DUF3734 domain-containing protein, whose protein sequence is MDAPVQRRGRPTLAARVARDYDMRALVLQGGGALGAYQAGVFEGLEEEGLVPDWVAGISIGAFNAALIAGNPPGGRVARLREFWEAVCRSPLWPSWPLWPWWRDLDWPLLVRSGLSGLAAWRALTEGQAGFFVPRVPSPLFQVHRTPATVSWYDTTPLRATLERLIDFDLLNDARRMRVTVGAVNVRTGNFVYFDNTRERLRPEHIMASGALPPGFPAVEIDGEFYWDGGLVSNTPLYQVLTEQGQRHALVFQVDLWPAQGDLPLDMSAVIERMKEIQYSSRTRLVTEYMHRSHRQRRLLHDLLALVPEDRRDDPVYRRAEHEASVALTNLIHLIYRHQPYEGHYKDYEFSEASMRAHWASGLADIRHTLAHHDWLALPIMEHPFVTHDVHRR, encoded by the coding sequence ATGGACGCCCCGGTACAAAGGCGCGGCCGGCCGACGCTGGCCGCGCGGGTGGCGCGCGATTACGACATGCGCGCACTGGTGCTGCAGGGCGGCGGCGCGCTCGGTGCCTACCAGGCCGGTGTCTTCGAGGGGCTGGAAGAGGAAGGGCTGGTCCCGGACTGGGTCGCCGGCATCTCGATCGGTGCCTTCAACGCGGCGCTCATCGCCGGCAACCCGCCCGGTGGGCGCGTGGCCCGGCTGCGCGAGTTCTGGGAGGCGGTGTGCCGCTCGCCGCTGTGGCCGTCCTGGCCGCTATGGCCCTGGTGGCGGGATCTGGACTGGCCGCTGCTGGTGCGTTCGGGCCTGAGCGGACTGGCCGCCTGGCGTGCCCTGACCGAGGGCCAGGCCGGCTTCTTCGTGCCGCGCGTGCCCTCGCCACTGTTCCAGGTGCACCGCACGCCGGCCACGGTGAGCTGGTACGACACCACGCCGCTGCGCGCCACACTGGAGCGGCTGATCGACTTCGATCTTTTGAACGATGCGCGCCGGATGCGCGTCACCGTGGGCGCGGTCAACGTGCGCACCGGCAACTTCGTTTATTTCGACAACACCCGCGAGCGGCTCCGGCCCGAGCACATCATGGCCTCCGGCGCGCTGCCGCCGGGCTTTCCCGCGGTGGAGATCGACGGCGAGTTCTACTGGGACGGCGGACTCGTCTCCAACACGCCGCTCTACCAGGTGCTCACCGAACAGGGGCAGCGCCATGCGCTGGTGTTCCAGGTCGACCTGTGGCCGGCGCAGGGCGACCTGCCGCTGGACATGAGCGCGGTGATCGAGCGGATGAAGGAAATCCAGTATTCCAGCCGCACCCGCCTGGTCACCGAATACATGCACCGCAGCCACCGCCAGCGCCGCCTGCTGCACGACCTGCTGGCACTGGTGCCGGAGGATCGCCGCGACGATCCGGTCTATCGCCGCGCCGAGCACGAGGCCAGCGTGGCGCTGACCAACCTCATCCACCTCATCTACCGCCACCAGCCCTACGAGGGCCACTACAAAGATTACGAATTCAGCGAAGCGAGCATGCGCGCGCACTGGGCCAGTGGCCTGGCCGACATCCGCCACACGCTGGCCCACCATGACTGGCTGGCGCTGCCCATCATGGAGCACCCGTTCGTGACTCACGACGTGCACCGGCGCTGA
- the radC gene encoding RadC family protein encodes MSIRHWPSDERPREKLLARGSAALSEAELLAVLFGHGVRGKDAVALGRELLLAAGSLGALLGRPVSAWKLSGLGPAKRARLAAALELARRALAEQLRDAPQLANPRDSGAFLRARLRHLPYEVFGCLYLDNRHRVIAFEELFRGTVDGASVHPREVVRACLAHNACAVIFAHNHPSGVAEPSAADTAITRELAAALRLIGVRVLDHLVIGAGEPVSMAERGLL; translated from the coding sequence ATGAGCATCCGGCATTGGCCCAGCGACGAGCGCCCGCGCGAAAAACTACTGGCCAGAGGCAGCGCCGCGCTGTCCGAAGCCGAACTGCTCGCCGTGCTGTTCGGCCATGGCGTCCGCGGCAAGGATGCGGTGGCGCTCGGCCGTGAGCTCCTGCTCGCCGCCGGCAGCCTGGGCGCCCTGCTCGGCCGGCCGGTCTCCGCATGGAAGCTGTCCGGACTGGGGCCGGCCAAACGCGCCCGGCTCGCCGCCGCGCTGGAACTGGCCCGCCGCGCCCTGGCCGAGCAGTTGCGGGACGCGCCGCAGCTGGCCAATCCGCGCGACAGCGGCGCTTTTCTGCGTGCCCGCCTGCGTCATCTGCCTTACGAGGTGTTCGGCTGTCTTTACCTGGACAACCGTCATCGCGTGATCGCCTTCGAGGAACTCTTCCGCGGCACCGTGGACGGCGCCAGCGTGCATCCGCGCGAGGTGGTGCGTGCCTGCCTGGCGCACAACGCGTGCGCGGTGATCTTCGCCCACAACCATCCGAGCGGGGTGGCCGAACCCAGCGCCGCCGACACGGCCATCACCCGCGAACTCGCCGCCGCGCTGCGGCTGATCGGCGTGCGCGTGCTCGACCATCTGGTCATCGGCGCCGGCGAGCCGGTGTCCATGGCCGAACGCGGCCTCCTCTAA
- a CDS encoding SPOR domain-containing protein: MAARKAKGRQAVRTGAGAMPAWAAFAAGLVVGALLMFAMRDKLPIGGRTSENPQPNAQATAPRAGDAGMEPAASTRKPQYDFYSVLSEREVRIPDEQIRAQARAEQQKPAPAASSAPAQPVPANAPRAVAESVAAAPANPGAPAAGGGYLLQVGAFPNAGDAEALKARLALQGFVANVQTVDVNGQAYHRVRLGPFRSATELEAVKQRLAAAGIRAIALKEGR, encoded by the coding sequence ATGGCCGCACGCAAAGCCAAGGGCCGTCAGGCCGTACGCACCGGCGCCGGCGCCATGCCCGCCTGGGCCGCCTTCGCCGCCGGTCTGGTGGTCGGCGCCCTGTTGATGTTCGCCATGCGCGACAAGCTGCCGATCGGCGGTCGCACCAGCGAGAACCCGCAACCCAACGCGCAGGCCACCGCGCCGCGCGCCGGCGACGCCGGCATGGAACCGGCCGCGAGCACGCGCAAGCCGCAGTACGACTTCTATTCCGTCCTGTCCGAGCGCGAGGTGCGCATCCCGGATGAGCAGATCCGCGCCCAGGCCCGGGCCGAGCAGCAGAAGCCCGCACCCGCGGCGTCGAGCGCGCCGGCCCAGCCGGTACCCGCCAATGCGCCGCGGGCGGTGGCGGAGAGCGTGGCCGCCGCGCCGGCGAATCCGGGCGCACCGGCAGCCGGTGGCGGTTACCTGCTGCAGGTCGGTGCCTTTCCGAATGCCGGCGACGCCGAGGCGCTGAAGGCCCGGCTCGCCCTGCAGGGCTTCGTCGCCAACGTGCAGACCGTCGACGTCAACGGCCAGGCCTACCATCGCGTCCGCCTGGGGCCGTTCCGTTCGGCGACCGAACTGGAGGCCGTCAAGCAGCGCCTGGCCGCCGCCGGCATCCGCGCGATCGCGCTCAAGGAAGGCCGCTGA
- a CDS encoding phosphomannomutase/phosphoglucomutase produces the protein MQTAGWRRGANDWRRLLPLAAGTLLLGLGLFCAWQTWLIAVEQGAAERVEQSQQEAVRAVGEEIAATRTRASEALATIDPIVQDDPALLAAAVRRRLPQVLAVEVYSAGLDEVLHADYRTFGYAKAAQLLAAQADDGIAPVQSVSVKGERRLSLVLPLGPASQPRAWLWLEFPFAPIKQRFTAVSPAGGRLELRQGDERGELSLLATGSSAATLATVVAVPGSSFSVSAGRPEAFIVLPRSWLLAACLAVLGIAGGAYVLWRRVHPRGSPDLETEEIMVSDIKLNQPQPARPAVREAAPAAARVEVDAGIFRAYDVRGVVGKTLTAEVARVLGQAIGALMREKQLTEIVVGRDGRLSGPELAGALADGLRAAGIDVIDVGAVPTPVIYYATYRFETGSCVAVTGSHNPPDYNGFKIMVGGETLSEGAIQDLYRRIRAGDLPGDGHGGLRQVEIVPDYIERITSDVQAERALKVVVDCGNGIPGAVAPQVLEGIGCEVIPLYCEVDGHFPNHHPDPSDPHNLEDLILAVKKTGADLGVAFDGDGDRLGVVSREGEIIYPDRLLMLFARDVLSRRPGATIIYDVKCTGHLKEEILAAGGSPLMWRTGHSLIKAKMRETGAELAGEMSGHFFFKERWYGFDDGIYAGARLLEILAGDPAGRSPEEIFATLPKGVSTPELKIPMAEGEHYRFIEKFKQSAHFEGATLVTIDGVRADWPDGWGLVRASNTTPVLVLRFDADDKAALKRIQDAFRAELLKVEPNLKLPF, from the coding sequence ATGCAGACGGCAGGCTGGAGGCGGGGCGCAAACGACTGGCGACGGCTGCTGCCGCTGGCGGCCGGCACGCTGCTCCTCGGGCTTGGCCTGTTCTGCGCCTGGCAGACCTGGCTGATCGCCGTCGAGCAGGGCGCCGCCGAGCGCGTCGAGCAGTCCCAGCAGGAAGCGGTCCGCGCCGTCGGCGAGGAGATCGCCGCCACCCGCACGCGCGCCAGCGAGGCGCTGGCGACGATCGACCCGATCGTGCAGGACGATCCGGCGCTGCTCGCCGCCGCCGTGCGCCGGCGCTTGCCGCAGGTGCTCGCGGTCGAGGTCTACAGTGCCGGGCTGGACGAGGTGCTGCATGCCGACTATCGCACCTTCGGCTATGCCAAGGCCGCGCAGCTGCTGGCCGCGCAGGCCGACGACGGTATCGCGCCGGTGCAGAGCGTCAGCGTGAAGGGTGAGCGCCGCTTGAGTCTGGTCTTGCCGCTGGGGCCGGCCAGCCAGCCACGCGCCTGGCTGTGGCTGGAGTTTCCCTTCGCGCCGATCAAGCAGCGTTTCACGGCAGTTTCGCCGGCAGGCGGCAGACTGGAGCTGCGCCAGGGCGACGAGCGCGGCGAACTCAGCCTGCTCGCCACCGGGTCCAGCGCGGCCACGCTCGCCACGGTCGTGGCGGTGCCGGGCAGCAGCTTCAGCGTCAGTGCGGGGCGTCCGGAGGCGTTCATCGTGCTGCCGCGCAGCTGGCTGCTGGCCGCCTGCCTGGCCGTGCTGGGCATCGCCGGCGGCGCTTACGTGTTGTGGCGGCGCGTGCATCCGCGCGGCTCGCCGGATTTGGAAACCGAGGAGATCATGGTGTCGGATATCAAGCTCAACCAACCCCAACCGGCCCGGCCGGCAGTCCGCGAGGCCGCACCGGCGGCGGCGCGGGTCGAAGTCGACGCGGGCATCTTCCGCGCCTACGACGTGCGCGGCGTGGTCGGCAAGACGCTCACCGCCGAGGTGGCCCGCGTGCTCGGCCAGGCGATTGGCGCGCTGATGCGCGAAAAGCAGCTCACCGAGATCGTGGTCGGCCGCGATGGCCGGCTGTCCGGCCCGGAGCTCGCCGGGGCGCTGGCCGACGGTCTGCGTGCCGCCGGCATCGACGTCATCGACGTCGGCGCGGTGCCCACGCCGGTCATCTACTACGCCACTTACCGTTTCGAAACCGGCAGCTGCGTCGCCGTCACCGGCAGCCACAATCCGCCCGACTACAACGGCTTCAAGATCATGGTCGGCGGCGAGACGCTGTCGGAGGGCGCCATCCAGGATCTCTACCGCCGCATCCGCGCGGGTGACCTGCCGGGCGATGGCCATGGCGGCCTGCGCCAGGTCGAGATCGTGCCGGACTACATCGAGCGGATCACTTCCGACGTGCAGGCCGAGCGGGCGCTTAAGGTGGTGGTCGATTGCGGCAACGGCATCCCCGGCGCGGTCGCCCCGCAGGTGCTGGAAGGCATCGGCTGCGAGGTGATCCCGCTCTATTGCGAGGTCGACGGCCACTTTCCCAACCATCATCCGGACCCCTCCGACCCGCACAACCTCGAGGACCTGATCCTCGCGGTCAAGAAGACCGGGGCCGATCTGGGCGTCGCCTTCGACGGCGACGGCGACCGGCTCGGCGTGGTCAGCCGCGAGGGCGAGATCATCTACCCCGACCGCCTGCTCATGCTGTTCGCCCGCGACGTGCTTTCGCGCCGCCCCGGCGCGACCATCATCTACGACGTCAAATGCACCGGGCATCTCAAGGAGGAGATCCTCGCCGCCGGCGGCAGTCCGTTGATGTGGCGCACCGGACACTCCCTGATCAAGGCCAAGATGCGCGAAACCGGCGCCGAGCTCGCCGGCGAGATGAGCGGCCACTTCTTCTTCAAGGAACGCTGGTACGGCTTCGACGACGGCATCTACGCCGGTGCGCGGCTGCTGGAGATCCTGGCCGGGGATCCGGCCGGGCGCAGTCCCGAGGAGATTTTCGCCACGTTGCCCAAGGGCGTGTCCACGCCCGAGCTCAAGATCCCCATGGCCGAGGGCGAGCATTACCGCTTCATCGAGAAGTTCAAGCAGTCGGCGCATTTCGAAGGCGCCACCCTGGTTACCATCGACGGCGTGCGCGCCGATTGGCCGGACGGCTGGGGGCTGGTGCGCGCGTCCAACACCACGCCGGTGCTGGTGCTGCGCTTCGATGCCGACGACAAGGCCGCGCTCAAGCGCATCCAGGACGCCTTCCGCGCCGAACTGCTCAAGGTCGAGCCGAACCTCAAGCTGCCGTTCTAG
- the argS gene encoding arginine--tRNA ligase: MKEPLRELVLTAIRRLQHDGILPEPLDLPPFVVERTRNREHGDFATNAALLLAKAARSRPRELAERLVAALPADARVARVEIAGPGFVNFFLTKAAYGEELRRILSEGPGYGRSRSGGGRTVGVEFVSANPTGPLHVGHGRNAALGDCVARLLEATGWNVKREFYYNDAGAQIHNLALSVQARARGLTPEDPGWPADGYRGDYIVEVARAYLSGASVEVEGHTVTAAGDLDDLEAIRRFAVAYLRREQDLDLKAFGVAFDVYFLESSLYQEGKVEETVARLVAHGHTYEEGGALWLRSTDFGDDKDRVMRKSDGSYTYFVPDVAYHWSKWQRGYERAITVLGADHHGSLARVRAGLQALDVGIPPNYPEYLLYQMVTVMRGGEEVKLSKRAGSYVTLRELIDEVGRDATRYFLVARRGDSQLVFDIDLARSQSNDNPVYYIQYAHARLCSVLRQAAEKGFVPDPAHGLACLDRLDTPHEEALLVELARYPEIVESAAAGLEPHLLAGWLRELAHALHTYYNAHPFLVADRDLRDARLALVMATRQVLRNGLDLLGLSAPESM, encoded by the coding sequence GTGAAAGAGCCGCTGCGCGAACTCGTCCTGACTGCCATCCGCCGACTGCAGCACGATGGCATCCTGCCCGAGCCGCTCGATTTGCCGCCGTTCGTCGTCGAACGCACGCGCAACCGCGAGCATGGCGACTTCGCCACCAACGCCGCCCTGCTGCTGGCCAAGGCCGCGCGAAGCCGGCCGCGCGAGCTTGCCGAACGCCTGGTCGCGGCCCTGCCGGCCGATGCGCGGGTGGCGCGGGTGGAGATCGCCGGGCCGGGCTTCGTCAATTTCTTCCTCACCAAGGCGGCCTACGGCGAGGAACTGCGGCGCATCCTGAGCGAAGGCCCTGGCTATGGCCGCAGCCGGAGCGGCGGCGGCCGCACGGTGGGGGTGGAATTCGTCTCGGCCAATCCGACCGGGCCGCTGCACGTCGGCCACGGCCGCAACGCCGCGCTCGGCGACTGCGTGGCGCGGCTGCTGGAAGCGACCGGCTGGAACGTCAAGCGCGAGTTCTACTACAACGACGCCGGTGCGCAGATTCACAATCTGGCGCTGTCGGTGCAGGCGCGCGCCCGCGGCCTCACGCCCGAGGACCCGGGCTGGCCGGCCGACGGCTACCGCGGTGACTACATCGTCGAGGTCGCCCGCGCCTATCTTTCCGGCGCGAGCGTCGAGGTGGAAGGCCACACCGTGACCGCCGCCGGCGATCTCGACGATCTCGAGGCCATCCGCCGCTTCGCCGTGGCCTACCTGCGCCGCGAGCAGGATCTGGACCTCAAGGCCTTCGGCGTCGCCTTCGACGTGTATTTCCTCGAATCCTCGCTGTACCAGGAAGGCAAGGTGGAAGAGACCGTGGCGCGGCTCGTCGCGCATGGTCACACCTACGAGGAAGGCGGCGCGCTGTGGCTGCGCAGCACCGACTTCGGCGACGACAAGGACCGCGTGATGCGCAAGTCCGACGGCAGCTACACGTATTTCGTGCCGGACGTCGCCTATCACTGGTCCAAGTGGCAGCGCGGTTATGAGCGCGCGATCACCGTGCTCGGCGCCGACCATCACGGCTCGCTGGCGCGCGTGCGGGCCGGGCTGCAGGCGCTGGACGTCGGCATTCCGCCGAACTATCCCGAATACCTGCTCTACCAGATGGTCACGGTGATGCGCGGCGGCGAGGAGGTCAAGCTGTCCAAGCGGGCCGGCAGCTACGTCACCCTGCGCGAGCTGATCGACGAGGTCGGCCGCGACGCCACGCGCTATTTCCTGGTCGCCCGGCGCGGCGATTCGCAGCTGGTGTTCGACATCGACCTGGCCCGCTCGCAGAGCAACGACAACCCGGTCTACTACATCCAGTACGCCCATGCGCGCCTCTGCAGCGTGCTGCGCCAGGCCGCCGAGAAGGGCTTCGTGCCCGACCCGGCGCACGGCCTGGCCTGCCTCGATCGGCTCGACACGCCGCACGAGGAAGCCCTGCTCGTCGAGCTGGCGCGCTATCCCGAGATCGTCGAGAGCGCCGCCGCCGGCCTCGAGCCGCATCTGCTGGCCGGCTGGTTGCGCGAACTCGCCCACGCGTTGCACACCTACTACAACGCCCACCCCTTCCTGGTCGCCGACCGGGACCTGCGCGACGCGCGCCTGGCACTGGTGATGGCCACCCGCCAGGTGCTGCGCAACGGTCTGGACCTGCTCGGCCTCAGCGCGCCGGAGAGCATGTAG
- the dut gene encoding dUTP diphosphatase, with product MNACLLDLAVKCLDPRLGNEIPLPAAATDGSAGMDLRAAPDAPLTLLPGESALVPTGLAIHIGDPGWCGLIVPRSGLGHRQGLVMGNLVGVIDADYQGPLMISCWNRGNAPVTIAPGDRIAQLLLVPVARVRLQRVEEFAPTARGAGGFGSTGMR from the coding sequence ATGAACGCGTGCCTGCTCGATCTCGCGGTGAAGTGTCTGGACCCGCGGCTCGGTAACGAGATTCCGCTGCCCGCCGCGGCCACCGACGGCAGCGCCGGCATGGACCTGCGCGCCGCCCCGGACGCGCCGCTCACGCTGCTGCCCGGCGAGAGCGCGCTGGTGCCGACGGGGCTGGCGATCCACATCGGCGATCCGGGCTGGTGCGGCCTCATCGTGCCGCGCTCGGGGCTGGGGCATCGTCAGGGCCTGGTGATGGGCAATCTGGTCGGGGTGATCGACGCCGACTACCAGGGCCCGCTGATGATTTCCTGCTGGAACCGCGGCAATGCGCCCGTCACCATCGCCCCGGGCGATCGCATCGCCCAGCTCCTGCTGGTGCCGGTGGCGCGGGTGCGGCTGCAGCGGGTGGAGGAGTTCGCGCCCACCGCGCGTGGTGCGGGCGGCTTCGGTTCGACGGGCATGCGCTGA
- a CDS encoding 3-hydroxybutyrate dehydrogenase yields the protein MNRLDGKVALITGAASGIGKAIAELYAKEGAKVAICDINRQAAEATAAAIVKAGGQALGVAMDVTDEAAVEAGTDQVVKHFGALDILISNAGVQIINPIDQFKFADWKKMLAIHLDGGFLTTRAALKHMYQGDRGGIVIYMGSVHSHEASKLKAPYVTAKHGLLGLARTLAKEGAPHNVRAHVICPGFVRTPLVEKQIPEQAKELGISEEEVIRNVMLKDTVDGVFTTLEDIAQTALFLATFPSAALTGQSIVVSHGWHMQ from the coding sequence CGCCCTGATCACCGGCGCGGCCAGCGGCATCGGCAAGGCGATCGCCGAGCTCTACGCCAAGGAAGGCGCCAAGGTGGCGATCTGCGACATCAACCGGCAGGCGGCGGAGGCCACCGCCGCGGCCATCGTCAAGGCCGGCGGCCAGGCGCTCGGCGTCGCCATGGACGTCACCGACGAGGCGGCGGTCGAGGCCGGCACCGATCAGGTGGTGAAACACTTCGGCGCGCTGGACATCCTGATCTCCAACGCCGGCGTGCAGATCATCAACCCGATCGACCAGTTCAAGTTCGCCGACTGGAAGAAGATGCTGGCGATCCACCTGGACGGCGGCTTCCTCACCACCCGCGCCGCGCTCAAGCACATGTACCAGGGCGACCGCGGCGGCATCGTCATCTACATGGGCTCGGTGCATTCGCACGAAGCCTCGAAGCTGAAAGCGCCCTACGTCACCGCCAAGCACGGCCTGCTCGGGCTTGCCCGCACGCTGGCCAAGGAAGGCGCGCCGCACAACGTGCGCGCGCACGTGATCTGCCCGGGCTTCGTGCGCACCCCGCTGGTGGAGAAGCAGATCCCCGAGCAGGCGAAGGAACTCGGCATCAGCGAGGAGGAAGTGATCCGGAACGTGATGCTCAAGGACACCGTGGACGGCGTGTTCACCACGCTCGAGGACATCGCACAGACCGCGCTGTTCCTGGCGACGTTCCCGTCGGCGGCGCTGACCGGGCAGAGCATCGTGGTCAGCCACGGCTGGCACATGCAGTAA
- a CDS encoding SDR family NAD(P)-dependent oxidoreductase — MNGKIAWITGATSGFGAAAAERFLAGGWRVIATGRRAERLRRLVDAHGAERVHTAAFDIRDEAALRVAIDSLPPAFAGIDLLINNAGLALGTAPAQEADLAQWKQMIDTNVTALVTITRLLLPTLIERRGAIINISSIAATYPYRGGNVYGATKAFVTQFSRGLRTDLHGTGVRVTAVEPGMAETEFTLVRTGGDRAASDQLYAGAHPITAADLAETLWWIANLPPHLNVNRFELMPVSQSAAGLQVYRD, encoded by the coding sequence ATGAACGGCAAGATCGCCTGGATCACCGGCGCGACGTCCGGCTTCGGTGCCGCCGCCGCCGAACGTTTCCTCGCCGGCGGCTGGCGCGTGATCGCCACCGGCCGCCGCGCCGAGCGCCTGCGGCGCCTGGTCGACGCGCATGGCGCCGAGCGCGTGCACACGGCCGCCTTCGACATCCGCGACGAGGCGGCGCTGCGGGTGGCCATCGACAGCCTGCCGCCGGCCTTCGCCGGCATCGACCTTTTGATCAACAACGCCGGCCTCGCGCTCGGCACCGCGCCGGCGCAGGAGGCCGATCTGGCGCAGTGGAAGCAGATGATCGACACCAACGTGACCGCACTGGTGACGATCACCCGCCTGCTGCTGCCCACGCTGATCGAGCGGCGCGGCGCGATCATCAACATCAGTTCGATCGCGGCCACCTACCCGTACCGCGGCGGCAACGTCTATGGCGCCACCAAGGCCTTCGTCACCCAGTTCTCGCGCGGCCTGCGCACCGACCTGCACGGCACCGGCGTGCGGGTGACGGCGGTGGAGCCGGGCATGGCCGAGACCGAGTTCACCCTGGTGCGCACCGGCGGCGATCGCGCCGCCTCCGACCAGCTCTACGCCGGCGCCCATCCGATCACCGCGGCCGACCTGGCCGAGACGCTGTGGTGGATCGCCAACCTGCCGCCGCACCTCAACGTCAACCGCTTCGAGCTCATGCCGGTCAGCCAGTCCGCCGCCGGCTTGCAGGTGTACCGCGACTGA
- a CDS encoding DUF4124 domain-containing protein, with amino-acid sequence MRSSLIATAALIAAFQAWGQQAGGGVRYKWVDEHGLPHYSDSLSADALRFGYDVISDQGGVVRHVDRPPTAQERAEQQRQAAAQAAARRAAEAERRNELQLLAAYPTEAAFRRAQKDRLDSIDQEIETTRINLRNQEKTLADLLARAGDLEHAKQPVPAALSDRIAEQRNVVATQRDALQRVQEARATAERQAAVDLARYRALQAVQAPAEAASAGHP; translated from the coding sequence ATGCGCTCGAGTCTTATCGCCACGGCCGCCCTGATCGCGGCGTTCCAGGCCTGGGGGCAGCAGGCGGGCGGCGGCGTGCGCTACAAGTGGGTCGATGAGCATGGCCTGCCGCACTACAGCGACAGCCTGAGCGCCGACGCCCTGCGTTTCGGCTACGACGTCATCAGCGACCAGGGCGGCGTGGTGCGGCACGTGGACCGGCCGCCGACCGCGCAGGAGCGCGCCGAGCAGCAGCGTCAGGCCGCCGCCCAGGCCGCCGCGCGCCGCGCCGCGGAGGCCGAGCGGCGCAACGAGCTGCAGCTGCTGGCCGCCTATCCCACCGAAGCCGCGTTCCGGCGTGCGCAGAAGGATCGCCTGGACAGCATCGACCAGGAGATCGAGACCACCCGCATCAACCTGCGCAACCAGGAAAAGACCCTGGCCGACCTGCTCGCCCGGGCCGGCGACCTGGAGCACGCCAAGCAGCCGGTGCCGGCGGCGCTGAGCGATCGCATCGCCGAGCAGCGCAACGTGGTCGCCACACAGCGCGACGCGCTGCAACGCGTCCAGGAAGCGCGGGCGACGGCCGAACGCCAGGCCGCCGTGGATCTTGCCCGTTACCGGGCGCTGCAGGCGGTACAGGCGCCGGCCGAAGCAGCCTCGGCCGGCCACCCTTGA
- the coaBC gene encoding bifunctional phosphopantothenoylcysteine decarboxylase/phosphopantothenate--cysteine ligase CoaBC — protein MHLARRRILLGVSGGIAAYKACELVRRLREQGAEVRVVMTRAATRFVAPLTLAALSAQPVRVSLWDESAEAAMGHIELARWAERILIAPASADLLARLAQGLADDLLTTLCLASAAPLYLAPAMNRQMWAHPAVQANVARLRERGARLLGPAEGAQACGEVGAGRLLEPAELCAALAASFAAGALAGLKVVVSAGPTYEDIDPVRFIGNRSSGRMGFAVAEAAAQAGAEVTLVAGPVALPTPPGVARRIDVRSAAQMLAAVEEAAADADIYIGAAAVGDYRPQQVAPRKLAKQGGAGLTLTLVENPDILATLAARPQRPFLVGFAAQTHDLAAYARDKLQRKGIDLVAANEVGAGLGFETPDNALTVYWADGLLELPRADKRELARRLVEVIGERYRAVRG, from the coding sequence ATGCATCTTGCCCGTCGCCGCATCCTGCTCGGCGTGTCCGGCGGCATCGCCGCCTACAAGGCCTGCGAGCTGGTCCGCCGCCTGCGCGAGCAGGGCGCGGAAGTGCGCGTGGTGATGACGCGGGCGGCGACCCGTTTCGTCGCGCCGCTGACGCTGGCGGCGCTGTCCGCGCAACCGGTGCGGGTCAGCCTGTGGGACGAGTCGGCCGAGGCGGCGATGGGGCACATCGAGCTCGCCCGCTGGGCCGAACGCATCCTGATCGCGCCGGCCAGCGCCGACCTGCTTGCCCGGTTGGCCCAGGGGCTGGCGGACGACCTGCTCACCACGCTGTGTCTGGCCAGTGCCGCGCCGCTGTATCTCGCCCCGGCGATGAACCGGCAGATGTGGGCGCATCCGGCGGTGCAGGCCAATGTCGCCCGTCTGCGCGAGCGCGGCGCGCGCCTGCTCGGTCCGGCCGAGGGCGCGCAGGCCTGCGGCGAGGTGGGCGCGGGGCGCCTGCTCGAGCCGGCCGAACTGTGCGCGGCGCTCGCGGCGTCCTTCGCCGCCGGCGCACTCGCCGGCCTCAAGGTGGTGGTCAGTGCCGGCCCGACCTACGAGGACATCGATCCGGTGCGCTTCATCGGCAATCGCAGCTCCGGGCGAATGGGCTTTGCCGTGGCCGAGGCCGCCGCGCAGGCCGGCGCCGAAGTCACCCTGGTGGCCGGTCCGGTGGCGCTGCCGACGCCGCCGGGCGTCGCCCGCCGCATCGACGTGCGCAGTGCCGCGCAGATGCTCGCCGCGGTGGAAGAGGCCGCCGCCGATGCGGACATCTACATCGGCGCCGCCGCCGTCGGCGACTACCGGCCCCAGCAAGTGGCGCCGCGCAAGCTGGCCAAGCAGGGTGGCGCCGGCCTGACCCTGACCCTGGTCGAAAACCCCGACATCCTCGCCACGCTGGCCGCGCGGCCGCAGCGGCCGTTTCTGGTCGGCTTTGCCGCGCAGACCCACGACCTTGCCGCGTATGCCCGCGACAAGCTGCAGCGCAAGGGGATCGACCTCGTCGCCGCCAACGAGGTCGGCGCGGGGCTGGGCTTCGAGACGCCGGACAACGCACTCACCGTGTACTGGGCCGATGGCCTGCTGGAGTTGCCGCGCGCGGACAAGCGCGAGCTCGCCCGCCGACTGGTCGAGGTGATCGGCGAGCGTTATCGGGCGGTACGCGGATGA